One Halarsenatibacter silvermanii genomic window, ACCGGGCTCATATTTTTTGAGAATGACGGTTTCATCTTCCACATAGATTTCCATAGGATCTTTCTTATCAATATTCAGAGTCTGTCTGAGCTCTTTTGGCAGAACTATTCTTCCCAGCTGGTCAACCCTTCTAACAATTCCAGTAGCCTTCATTATTTTATCGCCCCTTCAGAAATAATTATATTTTTTCCTGTTAATTTAATTATACCTTATATTTACTTTGTTATCAAGTATTAACCTGTAAAGAATTTTATAACACTGGATTTGGAGGGGGGACTTAAAAAACATCTTTAATTTGATTTAATTTAATGATCTTTGCAGGAATTGGGCCGGGGAAAAGAGAATCTTAAAACCACACGAAGTTATTAAAAGAGTACTGGGTTTACTCTGTCTGAGTTTAAATTTTGAGCAAATTCTGCTATTTAATTGATTAAATTGAGCGATTGCGCTGTCAAATTTGGATATTCGAGGGGGAAATTAAGTTGAGCAGAACAGTTCTGGTGACCGATGATGCGGCTTTTATGAGAATGACATTAAAGAACACACTTTCAGATGAGGGTTTTGAGGTAGTGGCGGAGGCGGAAAATGGAAAGGATGCCATCGAAAAATATAGAGAGCATAATCCGGACCTGGTGACTATGGATATAACGATGCCCGAGGTTGATGGTCTGGAAGCCACAAAAGAAATTTTGGCAGAGGATCCAGAGGCAAAAATCGTCATGGTGAGTGCTATGGGACAGCAGAAGATGGTGATTGAGGCTATAGAAGCTGGGGCTCAGGATTTTATAGTCAAGCCTTTTGATGACGCCAGGATAAAAGAAGCCGTCAATAAAGTTTTCAGCGGGAGCGAGGTGTAAAATAAATGGATGAAGAATACCTAAAAATGTTCTTCGATGAGGCAGAGGAGTATATCCAGAGCTTAAATGAGGACATATTGACGCTGGAGCAGGAACCTGATAATGAAGAAGTTATCAATTCAATATTCAGAGCTGCTCACTCTTTAAAAGGCATGGCAGCAACGATGGGATTCGACAGCCTGACCAATTTGACTCATAAGATGGAAAATGCTCTGGATTTGATAAGGAATGATGAACTTTATCTTGACACTGATCTTATAGATGCTCTTTTTGATGGAATTGACTTGATAAATGAACTGGTCGAAGACATCAAACGAAGCGGCGAGGAAGAGACGAACGTAGATGATTATGTTGAAAAGCTAAATGAGATGATAGAATCTCACAGGGGAGCACCCGTTTCCGGTGATAAGACATTAGCAGGATCATCTTCGGGAAAAGAATTGCCCGAGAAAGGAGCGGAAGAGCTGGAAATTTCTCTTGATAAAGACGATAGAAAAGAAATTTTTGAACACAGCAGTTCCGGTGATGAAATTCTTCAGATAGAGGTTAAATTTGATGAGGATAGCATGCTTCGCAGTGTTAGAGCTTACATGGTGCTTAAAAAAGCAGAAGAATTGGGATATCTGGTAAAATCAGAACCGGACAGAATGGCTATCGAAGATGATGATGTCGAAATAGAGGATAAATTATATCTGCTGATAATTTCCAGTCTGGGCAGAGAAGAGATTAAAGAAGAAATCCTTGATATCATTGAGATAGTTGAGGCGAATATCACTGCGCTTGATATAAACTTCGATGAATTTACCGAAGATGAAAAGAATAAAACCAGTGATTCTTCCGGGGGCAGCAGCGATTCCAAGATAGAGGTTTCACCGACGGTCAGGGTTGATATAGATAAGCTGGATAAACTTATGAATATGGTTGGGGAGCTGTTAATTAATAAGACTCAAATGGAAGATTTGAATATTGACAATGATGTTTACAAGGATATCATTCAGCAGCTCGATAGAGTTACTATGGAGCTTCACCATGTGGTTATGCAGATTCGCATGGTTCCTATCGGGGGAATTTTCAACAGATTTCCCAGGCTGGTAAGAGATCTTTCGCGTGATCTCGATAAAGAGGTGGATCTGAATATAGAAGGGGCCGATACTGAACTCGATAGGTCTATCATAGACGAACTGGCCGATCCGCTTGTTCATATAATCCGCAATGCTGTCGATCATGGCATTGAAAAACCCGATGTGCGAGAAGAGAAAGGCAAACCCAGAACGGGACAAATCGATCTTAGCGCTTATCAAAAAGGAAGCGAAATAGTTATAGAAATAGAAGATGATGGCCGCGGCTTAGACCCCGACGAAATAGCCGGTCAGGCTGTTGAGAAAGGACTGGTTTCTTCAGAAGAAGTTGAGACGCTCAGCGAAATGGAAAAGCTGGATTTTATCTTTTCTCCTGGCTTTTCAACCAGCGATGAAGCCAGCGAAGTTTCGGGCAGGGGAGTGGGCATGGATGTGGTCAAAAGAGTGGTAGAATCTCTCGATGGTCAGGTTTCTCTGGAATCAGAACCCGATCAGGGTACTCTCATTACGATCTCCCTTCCGTTAACGCTTGCTATCACCCAGGCTCTGATGGTAAAGATAGACAGAGAAACATTTGCCATACCGCTGGATGCCATAAGTGAAACTCTAACTATAGATCCTGCCGAGATAAAAACAGTTAGAGGGCAGGATGTGATCGTGCCTCGAGACACCACCATACCGGTCACCGAAGCGGCCAGGCAGCTCAATATAAATATAGATTTTGACCGATACAAAGAATGGGAAGAGATACCTGTTGTAACGGTAAATACAGGCAATAGAGTGGTTGGACTGATAATTGATGAATTTTTGAACCAGCAGGAAATAGTGGTTAAATCACTGGGAGAGTATCTGGGTAATGTTGAAAATATTAGCGGAGCTACAATTATAGGCGATGGCGATGTTGCCTTGATACTGGATGTGCGGGATATAGCCTAAGAATACAGTGCGAGGAGGTATGATCTAATGCCAGCAGAGACTGGATATAAAGATATGAAAGAGATGGAAGAGAAAGAAGCAAAAAATCGCAAGCAGTTTGTCACTTTTAAAATAGGTACAGAAAATTACGGTATATTGATCGAGCAGGTTAAGGAAATAATCAGGCCTAAAAGAATAACTCAGGTGCCCAACACTGAAGAATATGTTATAGGGGTAATAAATTTAAGAGGGCAGATAGTTCCAGTTCTAAATATCAAGAAAAAACTCAGGCTCGAGCAAGAAGTGGAAGATAGTGCTAGGGACATGCAAGAAGAAGATCGAATCATTACTGTTGAACTGGAAGATTCATTGATAGGAATAAAGGTTGATGAGGTTAACGAGGTTATCTGGCTGGGCGAGGACGTTATAGAGCCCCCTCCGGAGGTAGCAGGAGGTATAAGACAGGAATATCTGCAGGGAGTAGGAAGAATGGACGATGAGCTGCTGGTGCTGGTAGATCTTAAAGCGCTTCTTTTTGAGAAATTTGCCGGAGAGGGAAATGAAGAGAAATCCGGGCAGGAGGCGGAATAAAAAGTTCAAATACATTGAACCCGGCGCTTATTGAAAAAATTGAAATATGTGATTCATATTGCCTCCTGCGTTATTTTGAATTAGCAGGGGGTTATTATATTTATATTCAAATTAGTTTGGGTTATCACTGCCAGTCGCAGTGAAACGTTCCCGGTTTATCTTTCCTTTCAAACCCATGCTGGCCAAAATAATCACGCTGAGCCTGTATCAGGTTGGTGGGAAGATATTCTGTTTTAAGTGTATTTATATAATTTAATACTGCCTGCAGCCCGGGCTGGGGCAGCCCCGACTTTATACATAAACTGACGAATTCCAGGAGACTGCTGTAATTGTTTTTGAGCAGGCTCAGCTGATCTGAATGGATCAAAAAATCCTGCAGTGCAGGTTTTTTCTCATAAGCTTTTTCAATCTCTGACAGGATAGATGATCTGATAATGCAGCCTCTGGACCAGGTTCTGGCAGTATCGGGTATCTCTATTTCGTAGTTATATTTTTCGGATCCTATTTGCAATAATCTTATTCCTTCGGCATACGCTGTTCTCATGCCCAGCTGCAGTGAATTTCTGGCCTTGGAGATAAATTCTTTTTTATCGGAATCAATGGACTGCAGAACTGATTTATTTTGGACGGGTTTTTCCTTTTCGAACCGCCGGCTGAACTCATTTCTGGTATCGAGCTGGAGGGAAGTGATCCTGCTGTGGACAGCATTAGTTATGAGAAATAGAGGAACATTTAATTTCAGGCTCTCTTCTACACACCATCTCCCTGTCCCAGATTGTTCTGCCCTGTCAGATATCAGCTCCAGCAGCGGCATCTTTTTTTGGTCTGATGCATTAGATCTTTTCTCGAGTATATCGGCGGTGATTTCGCTTAAAAAAGCAGGCTCTTTTTCGTTCCACCTCCTGAAAATCCTGCTCATTTTTTTGTGAGATAGTTTGAGACCTTTTTTCATGACATAGTAGATATCTGCAATCATCTGCATAATAGCGTATTCTATGCCGTTGTGGACCATCTTGACAAAGTGTCCGCTGCCGCCCTGGCCAAAATAACTGTGGCAGGATCCGCTTTTTGAACTGGCGGAGATCTTTTCGAAAATATGCTCAGTGTCTGCAAAGGCGCTGCTATCCCCGCCCATCATTATAGAAGGGCCTTTTCTAGCTCCCTTTGCTCCCCCGCTGATACCTGCTCCTATATATCTTATGCCCTCCTGTTCCAGAGCTCTCTGGCGCCTGCTGGTTTCTTCATGGTTGGAATTGCCGCCGTCAATTATTATATCTTCAGTTGAGAGCAGCGGCAGGAGAGCCTCAATGATTTCCTCAACAGGTTCTCCGGCTCCCACCATGAGCATTATTCGCCGTGGTTTTTTGAGAGAGCTGCAGAGCTCATCCATATCCTGACAGAGCAGAAGATCTCCCGGCAAGTTTTGGCCGGCTATTTCTTCTCTGAGATTGTTTCTGGCCTGCTCGGATATGTCATAGGCTGAGACATCAATATCACTGGACAGAAGATTGTAGACAAGATTGGCTCCCATCGTGCCCAGACCTATTAACCCGAATTCTGATGCTGGCATATTTATACCCTCCTGTAGAGTTTTACAGGCAACTATAAAAAATTAACTGCCCACAAGAAATATATAATCAGCAAAAACATTATAACATAGAGATAAAAACGTTTCGAGACTTTAGCTTGACATAAAAAATCAAATGTTATAAAATTAAGATGAAGCTGATATATCACATATTTAATATCAGAGAAACGATTAAGTTTATAAACCAACAAAGGATGATTATTTATGATAGAGACCAAGAGTATTTCGGAACAGATCACAGAAATATTGAAGAAAAAAGTTCTTCGTCATGAATTTACTCCCGGTGAAAAAATTGATACCGATATGCTCGCTCAAAAGTTTGATGTAAGTGCTATGCCCGTAAGAGATGCTTTAAAAAAACTTGAAAATAGAGGATTGGTTACTAATAGAGAGCGGGTAGGATTTTTTGTCAGAAAGTTTGAGTTAGATGAAATCAGGGAGATTATTGAGGTGCGGATTATGTACGAGGGTTACTGTCTTGAAAAACATCTCAACAATATTGATTTTCAAGCACTCGAAAAATTGTATGAAGACATGAAGAACTTTAATAACGCAAACCGTAATGAATTCGACAATATTGATAAAAGTTTTCATAATTTAATCATAGAAGCTTCTCAAAATAATATTTTGATTGAAAGATACCGAAATATTGAGGATCTAATAGATCTTGTAAGACACCTTGATAGAGAACGTGAAAAGGATGCTATGTCTGAACATATAAAAGTGACTGAAAAAATACTTAACAAAGAACCTGAAAAGGCAAAAAGTTCCCTTGAAGAGCACATTATTAATGTGCGTGACGGTATAATTGGTGGTTACGAAGAACTATAAATATAGATCTGAGTTTCCTTATAAAATCCTAGGGGGGTGGATAAAACATTTTTTAAGGTCTATAAATTGATTTTTGAATCAAAGCTTTACTGTTTTTAATTAAAGAATCAAATTAAAAATCAGGGAGGGTAAAATTTATGATTGATCGCAGGTTATTTGTCCTAGCATTTACACTGATTGTAGGGCTTTCTTTAACTTTTTCAGCAGCCGCGGAAGCCGGAGAAACAATGAGAATAGCTCATTATTTTGCAGCTGACCATCCAACAAATGAAAGATTGGAGGGCATATTTAAAGAAACTGTTGAGGAAAATACCGACCATACTGTAGAGGTATATCCTGCCAATCAGCTGGGTTCTGAAGAAGAGTTTAGTGAAGGTGTTATGATGGGAGAAGTTGAAATGGCTGTAACAGGAAATATGTGGGAAATGTTCGATGAGAGTATTTCTTTTATCCAGCTGCCCTATGTATTTGTAAATATGGAACATGCTTATGACACTATGACTGGAGAACTTGGTGACCAGGTTTATGAAGAACTCTTTGAACCATTAGGAATCGAAGTTATGGGTTATTTTTCTCAGGGAGGCAGAGCTTTATCCAATAATGTAAGGCCAATTGAACATCCGGATGATACAGAAGGAATTACCATGAGAACATGGGAAGGCACTACAATTATAGAGATAATGGAGAGCTTTGGCTTTGATGTTACCGTTATGTCAATGGATGAGCTTTTTACCGCTCTGCAGCAGGGCGTTGTAGATGCTCAGGACAACCCTATATCAGCGACATATCATCAGGGCTGGTTTGAGGTTCTCGATTATGTATCCACAACCGAACACATAATTGCTCCCAATTACTTTGTGAGCAATCAAGAGTTCATGAACAATCTTCCTGATGAAGATCAACAGCTTATAAAGGAGACCGCTGCTGAAACCACCGCTAAAATTCATGAAGATATTATGGAAGAGGAAGAGGAAATAATAGAGACAGTCAAAGAAGATTATGATGTAGAATTTACAGACCCGGATGTAGAACCGTTCATGGAAACTACAGAGCATATGATAGAAGAATTCATTGAAGACTTTCCTGAAACTGAAGATCTGATTCGGGATATACAGGAAGCAGGCGAGGAATATATTGACTAAAACTTGTCAGCTTGTTATGTGCCGGGTCCGGGTTGTCCCCGGATCCGGACAATTTTAATCCATGAGGTGATCTTCTGAAATATGAAAATATATTTCAAATTTCTTGATGGTCTGGGATGGGTTATGGAAAAATTATTGATCATATTAATGATAGCCATGGTGGGGGTTGTATTTGCAAATATTGTTCTTCGTTTTGTAGGCAGACCTATTCGATGGGCAGACGAAGTCGCAAGGCTGGTTTTTGTGTGGATAGCATTTATAGGAATGTATGTCGGCTTTCGCCGCAAGGTTCATCCCAGTTTTACACTTCTTGTGAAAATTATTAACAACAAAAGCACCAAAGCCGGAAAATTTTTTAAATTACTTATTCAGCTTTCTATATTCTTTTTTCTAGCGATTATTACTTATGGAGGATATCTTTATATAGATCAGGCCTGGATACAGACAACAGCTGTTTTGAGAATATCTGTTGGGTGGAAATACATGGCAGCTCCCGTCGGCGGAATTTTAATGCTGCTGGAAGTTTTGCGGAATATCATGCTTCTGTTCACAAAAGAAAAAGCTGAGTTTGGACAGAAAATGTTCAAATAGTGGGTGATTAAATAAAATGGAAGCCTTGATAGTTTTTCTGTTATGTCTTTTATTAGTAATAGTGCTGGGAATACCAATAGGATTTGGGATCGGCTTAACAGCAGTAGCAGTGATGCATACTCTGGGAATGACCAATTTTAGAATCATTTCCCGCCGATTGATATCCGGTATAGATATTTATACTCTCCTTGCTATACCTTTCTTCATGCTGGCAGGGGAGATTATGAATCAGTCAGGGATAGTGAAAGATCTTTTGAAATTTTCCAGAGCGATTGTGGGCAAATTCACAGGAGGTCTGGCTCACGTCAATATTCTGGTTAGCATGCTGTTTGCCGGCCTGAGCGGCTCTTCAGTTGCTGATACTTCAGCAATCGGCTCGATTCTTATTCCCATGATGGATGAAGAAGGTTATGATACGCCTTTTTCTACAGCAATAACCTGTTCTTCTGCGCTGATTGGAGTTATAATTCCCCCCAGCATCCCCATGATAATAATTGGCGGAATTGCTCAGATTTCGATTATCAGATTATTTTTAGGAGGGGCTATTCCCGGGATTATAGTTGGACTGGCTCTTATGTTAATGGCCTATATCATAGCCAGAAAAAGAGGCTATCCGGTGGGAAGTGGTGTAAGTTTTCGGGAATTTATAGAGGTTTTTAAAAAGACTTTTTGGGCCCTTTTACTTCCTTTGATAATTCTTGGAGGAATCTTGAGTGGTATCTTTACTGCCACAGAAGCAGGGGCGGTTGCAGCTGTTTATGCGCTTTTGATTTCGTATTTTCTTTATGGAATGAAGTGGAACAAATATCCGGAAATTTTGTCAAATGCCGCAGTAAACACGGGTATAGTTATGCTGGTCTGCGGTACGGCCATGGCTCTTACCTGGTATCTCGCTACAGCGCAGGTGCCTCAATATTTAACCCACTTTATAACTGAATTTACTGAAAGCCCAATTGTATTTTTGCTACTTTTAAATTTAATGCTGTTTATAGTGGGTACTGTAATAGATCTGACACCGGCTTTATTTTTGCTTGTGCCGATATTACTGCCGGTTAGCAATCAGTTTGGGATTGATCCGGTTCATTTTG contains:
- a CDS encoding TRAP transporter substrate-binding protein, whose product is MIDRRLFVLAFTLIVGLSLTFSAAAEAGETMRIAHYFAADHPTNERLEGIFKETVEENTDHTVEVYPANQLGSEEEFSEGVMMGEVEMAVTGNMWEMFDESISFIQLPYVFVNMEHAYDTMTGELGDQVYEELFEPLGIEVMGYFSQGGRALSNNVRPIEHPDDTEGITMRTWEGTTIIEIMESFGFDVTVMSMDELFTALQQGVVDAQDNPISATYHQGWFEVLDYVSTTEHIIAPNYFVSNQEFMNNLPDEDQQLIKETAAETTAKIHEDIMEEEEEIIETVKEDYDVEFTDPDVEPFMETTEHMIEEFIEDFPETEDLIRDIQEAGEEYID
- a CDS encoding TRAP transporter small permease — protein: MEKLLIILMIAMVGVVFANIVLRFVGRPIRWADEVARLVFVWIAFIGMYVGFRRKVHPSFTLLVKIINNKSTKAGKFFKLLIQLSIFFFLAIITYGGYLYIDQAWIQTTAVLRISVGWKYMAAPVGGILMLLEVLRNIMLLFTKEKAEFGQKMFK
- a CDS encoding chemotaxis protein CheA, coding for MDEEYLKMFFDEAEEYIQSLNEDILTLEQEPDNEEVINSIFRAAHSLKGMAATMGFDSLTNLTHKMENALDLIRNDELYLDTDLIDALFDGIDLINELVEDIKRSGEEETNVDDYVEKLNEMIESHRGAPVSGDKTLAGSSSGKELPEKGAEELEISLDKDDRKEIFEHSSSGDEILQIEVKFDEDSMLRSVRAYMVLKKAEELGYLVKSEPDRMAIEDDDVEIEDKLYLLIISSLGREEIKEEILDIIEIVEANITALDINFDEFTEDEKNKTSDSSGGSSDSKIEVSPTVRVDIDKLDKLMNMVGELLINKTQMEDLNIDNDVYKDIIQQLDRVTMELHHVVMQIRMVPIGGIFNRFPRLVRDLSRDLDKEVDLNIEGADTELDRSIIDELADPLVHIIRNAVDHGIEKPDVREEKGKPRTGQIDLSAYQKGSEIVIEIEDDGRGLDPDEIAGQAVEKGLVSSEEVETLSEMEKLDFIFSPGFSTSDEASEVSGRGVGMDVVKRVVESLDGQVSLESEPDQGTLITISLPLTLAITQALMVKIDRETFAIPLDAISETLTIDPAEIKTVRGQDVIVPRDTTIPVTEAARQLNINIDFDRYKEWEEIPVVTVNTGNRVVGLIIDEFLNQQEIVVKSLGEYLGNVENISGATIIGDGDVALILDVRDIA
- a CDS encoding GntR family transcriptional regulator codes for the protein MIETKSISEQITEILKKKVLRHEFTPGEKIDTDMLAQKFDVSAMPVRDALKKLENRGLVTNRERVGFFVRKFELDEIREIIEVRIMYEGYCLEKHLNNIDFQALEKLYEDMKNFNNANRNEFDNIDKSFHNLIIEASQNNILIERYRNIEDLIDLVRHLDREREKDAMSEHIKVTEKILNKEPEKAKSSLEEHIINVRDGIIGGYEEL
- the gndA gene encoding NADP-dependent phosphogluconate dehydrogenase yields the protein MPASEFGLIGLGTMGANLVYNLLSSDIDVSAYDISEQARNNLREEIAGQNLPGDLLLCQDMDELCSSLKKPRRIMLMVGAGEPVEEIIEALLPLLSTEDIIIDGGNSNHEETSRRQRALEQEGIRYIGAGISGGAKGARKGPSIMMGGDSSAFADTEHIFEKISASSKSGSCHSYFGQGGSGHFVKMVHNGIEYAIMQMIADIYYVMKKGLKLSHKKMSRIFRRWNEKEPAFLSEITADILEKRSNASDQKKMPLLELISDRAEQSGTGRWCVEESLKLNVPLFLITNAVHSRITSLQLDTRNEFSRRFEKEKPVQNKSVLQSIDSDKKEFISKARNSLQLGMRTAYAEGIRLLQIGSEKYNYEIEIPDTARTWSRGCIIRSSILSEIEKAYEKKPALQDFLIHSDQLSLLKNNYSSLLEFVSLCIKSGLPQPGLQAVLNYINTLKTEYLPTNLIQAQRDYFGQHGFERKDKPGTFHCDWQ
- a CDS encoding response regulator, which encodes MSRTVLVTDDAAFMRMTLKNTLSDEGFEVVAEAENGKDAIEKYREHNPDLVTMDITMPEVDGLEATKEILAEDPEAKIVMVSAMGQQKMVIEAIEAGAQDFIVKPFDDARIKEAVNKVFSGSEV
- a CDS encoding TRAP transporter large permease, with protein sequence MEALIVFLLCLLLVIVLGIPIGFGIGLTAVAVMHTLGMTNFRIISRRLISGIDIYTLLAIPFFMLAGEIMNQSGIVKDLLKFSRAIVGKFTGGLAHVNILVSMLFAGLSGSSVADTSAIGSILIPMMDEEGYDTPFSTAITCSSALIGVIIPPSIPMIIIGGIAQISIIRLFLGGAIPGIIVGLALMLMAYIIARKRGYPVGSGVSFREFIEVFKKTFWALLLPLIILGGILSGIFTATEAGAVAAVYALLISYFLYGMKWNKYPEILSNAAVNTGIVMLVCGTAMALTWYLATAQVPQYLTHFITEFTESPIVFLLLLNLMLFIVGTVIDLTPALFLLVPILLPVSNQFGIDPVHFGVIMVANLSVGLITPPVGTVLYVGTSIGDISLERLVKALIPMYIIVFAVVLLITYVTPAVMWLPSILS
- a CDS encoding AbrB/MazE/SpoVT family DNA-binding domain-containing protein, producing MKATGIVRRVDQLGRIVLPKELRQTLNIDKKDPMEIYVEDETVILKKYEPGCTLCSSVDELVSYKGKNVCEKCIEKLKDIEGSS
- a CDS encoding chemotaxis protein CheW, translated to MPAETGYKDMKEMEEKEAKNRKQFVTFKIGTENYGILIEQVKEIIRPKRITQVPNTEEYVIGVINLRGQIVPVLNIKKKLRLEQEVEDSARDMQEEDRIITVELEDSLIGIKVDEVNEVIWLGEDVIEPPPEVAGGIRQEYLQGVGRMDDELLVLVDLKALLFEKFAGEGNEEKSGQEAE